A portion of the Podospora pseudoanserina strain CBS 124.78 chromosome 2, whole genome shotgun sequence genome contains these proteins:
- a CDS encoding hypothetical protein (COG:C; EggNog:ENOG503Q3KM) — translation MTKLPTPVLPAPPPNLELPLQPLPSTQQQQQQQQQQASAKHYKGFVAGVFSGIAKLAVGHPFDTIKVRLQTSSSTRFSGPLACLTSTIRNEGIFGLYKGATPPLVGWMFMDSIMLGSLTFYRRLISTNFFASYHPPNDPFLPPSVIPLPTYAHGLAGILSGCTVSFVAAPVEHIKARLQTQYSSSKSDRLYTGPIDALRKIYKYHGIRGIYHGLGATLIFRGCFFFWWGSYDVFSRWMRNNTSWSAPVINFWAGGLSAQVFWVMSYPSDVVKQRIMTDPLGGGLGDGERRFRRWREAARAVYKENGPKGYWRGFLPCFLRAFPANAMALVAFEGVMRALPE, via the exons ATGACCAAACTACCCACCCCGGTGCTCCCAGCACCCCCTCCGAACCTGGAGTTACcactccaacccctcccgtcaaca caacaacaacaacaacaacaacaacaacaagcctcAGCAAAACACTACAAAGGCTTCGTCGCGGGTGTCTTTTCCGGGATCGCAAAGCTAGCTG tCGGCCACCCCTTCGACACAATCAAAGTCCGCCTCcaaacctcttcttccacccgCTTCTCCGGCCCCCTGGCAtgcctcacctccaccatccgcAACGAAGGCATCTTCGGCCTCTACAAAGGCGCCACACCCCCTTTAGTAGGATGGATGTTCATGGACTCCATCATGCTCGGCTCCCTAACCTTCTACCGTCGCCTCATCTCCACCAATTTCTTCGCCTCCTACCACCCTCCAAACGACCCTTTTCTCCCCCCCTCAGTTATCCCCCTGCCCACCTACGCCCACGGCCTAGCGGGTATCCTCTCCGGCTGCACCGTCTCCTTCGTCGCCGCCCCCGTAGAGCACATCAAAGCCCGTCTCCAAACAcaatactcctcctccaagtctGACCGCTTATACACCGGGCCAATCGACGCCCTACGTAAAATCTACAAATACCACGGTATAAGGGGGATATACCACGGTCTGGGGGCTACTCTCATTTTTCGAGggtgcttcttcttttggtgggggagttATGACGTTTTTAGCCGGTGGATGAGGAATAACACTTCTTGGTCTGCGCCGGTGATCAATTTCTGGGCGGGGGGTTTGTCGGCGCAGGTCTTTTGGGTCATGAGTTACCCGAGTGATGTGGTGAAGCAGAGGATCATGACGGACCCGTTGGGAGGcgggttgggggatggggagaggaggtttaggaggtggagggaggctGCGAGGGCGGTTTATAAAGAGAATGGGCCCAAGGGGTattggagggggtttttgcCTTGTTTCTTGAGGGCTTTCCCTGCTAATGCGATGGCGTTGGTGGCGTTTGAGGGGGTTATGAGGGCGCTGCCGGAGTAG
- a CDS encoding hypothetical protein (EggNog:ENOG503NUR6; COG:G; COG:O; COG:T), with the protein MLPLVQMHPMVQPQLDLLGPHQPHVKHDLEYVSHHQRPQFARPSPSLHNTDSTPRAFAIRSAQPAPALHRITTSFIRSHAHDHSSEHSLRRKTPSGTIDNGYDGSVAHLASGPPPLKHMILPASSRIFPTAVSQRTSGLTGVGYHRSTLSGSSWQYQAPNPTGRLDGGMEPLSSPPVTPGGWGMGSTNMITNPAAPEQTNFLQPIPQQSYNSVSSLQPLLGPGYHQPLSQTVYSPGGYQQPQQPQQSMVWRNGGLGDYRTPIPLANGYTPQNAVVDSAFMPSQSTIHGMPNAPGLGQPHPFRLPLSSYPLDDGYARHAQAHMAHHGAAHQGHESLAQLAGHIAQGGSCGDVASRARFKELALQQAHKTYNDLLLYLGNAKKAHHSRTGSLSRTSSKMVVYPKPSIAPLASGTKVRPSPALSEPTVSYAQHMAQKQAAARSMAMGGQGMIVGGFNQARNLYSTGLQQRPYFETGSPLHNAKNSLEMLTNLCEQSGWKWVDGMLLGGCLHYGLEHYEDALEWFKRIVSMDASHVEAISNIAATLYCMNRQDEAEREWSKAIKLRPSYLEAVEHLVGLLCSNHRSQEAVNIIEYIQKSLKMSGTNGTVHEVNETASEADTASTATMRELSPDNFVLDDLNNDSPTQHFARPADNSHVPGFGSSGYAIAGTENGRMILLIHAKGNMLYSLKNIEQASDAFEEAVLISAGRQVQGVRSLIRRIQTVLAPRDMHSGQLRGAVQANLSAPLLLSPDRAKLTAQRVFASHGGLLPGLQYVPEGTHKKSVVVTTSNSLLSLAKIFQDTMSNGGPNTGMVRQPAGVGDILALYYLSLSLQESPSTANNVGILLASVQQTSTQVHSGPPMDLGNLPAIPGIVPGSGLSLALAYYYYGLTLDPKHVHLHTNLGSLLKDIGQLDLAIQMYEQAVQCDGSFDIALTNLANAVKDRGRISDAIGYYKRAVSANPDFAEAVCGLSTALNSVCDWKGRGGVLLAGGKFDRWHVDEQGMLQDVKSQGQGSGLMKRVVDIVGRQLKESSTWGVGALQDQTIVQLVAQLRDAGAGITDRGLDVETELRKWAGRSWEGSRILRLIERSTRAAMWCWYVDKHVKGIKSSAGYRRPRPPASLSIPSAPTVLPFHTFTCPLTAKDIRMISQRNALRISCSTLRSPWVPATVYEPPEPPAPYFKVGYVSSDFNNHPLAHLMQSVFGIHNPNKVKAYCYATTASDKSIHRQQIEREAPVFRDVSTWPSDRLVEQIVADGIHILVNLNGYTRGARNEIFAARPAPIQMSFMGFAGTLGAEWCDYLLADTTAIPPSTLRPHRNNLNLGDVFRDEAYTESEDWIYSENIIFARDTFFCCDHAQSADGHNERHMSWEDDQKRRWRMRKELFPKLPDDAIILGNFNQLYKIDPTTFRTWLRILASCPKAHLWLLRFPELGETHLRRTAKDWAGEAVASRIHFTDVAPKQQHISRARVCDLFLDTPECNAHTTAADILWSSTPLLTLPRYEYKMCSRMAASILKGALPKSEEGERAAKELIAEDEKQYEEFAVGLVNRMGYQLVRGQDGEVYGRGEGRLAEMRRLLWESKWGCALFDTRRWVRDLEEAYGRAWSDWVNGRGGDIYL; encoded by the exons ATGTTACCTCTTGTCCAAATGCACCCGATGGTGCAACCACAGCTCGACTTACTCGGGCCCCATCAACCGCACGTAAAACATGACCTGGAGTACGTGTCGCATCACCAAAGACCACAGTTCGCGcgaccctccccctcgctcCACAACACAGACTCAACGCCCCGGGCGTTCGCCATCCGCAgcgcccagccagccccGGCGTTGCACCGCATCACCACCTCGTTCATCCGATCACATGCCCACGACCACAGTTCGGAACACTCACTTAGACGCAAGACACCAAGCGGCACCATCGACAATGGGTACGATGGTTCGGTTGCCCACCTGGCCTCCGGACCCCCACCATTGAAGCACATGATCTTGCCTGCCTCGTCAAGAATATTTCCGACTGCTGTGTCTCAGAGAACATCAGGGCTAACTGGGGTTGGCTACCATAGGTCAACACTCTCTGGATCATCATGGCAATATCAGGCACCGAATCCGACTGGGAGGCTCGATGGTGGAATGGAACCATTAAGTAGCCCACCTGTGACGCCTGGAGGATGGGGTATGGGAAGTACGAATATGATAACGAATCCGGCCGCGCCAGAGCAGACAAACTTTCTGCAACCAATACCCCAACAAAGCTACAACTCTGTGTCCAGCTTGCAGCCATTGTTAGGGCCAGGATACCACCAGCCGTTGAGTCAAACAGTCTACAGCCCGGGTGGctaccaacaaccacagcaaccacagcagTCGATGGTGTGGAGGAATGGTGGACTAGGGGATTATCGAACACCAATACCCCTAGCCAATGGCTACACACCACAAAATGCTGTCGTTGATAGTGCGTTTATGCCCTCGCAGTCGACCATACATGGCATGCCAAACGCACCAGGACTGGGCCAACCACACCCATTCCGCTTGCCATTGTCAAGCTACCctcttgatgatgggtaCGCTCGTCATGCTCAGGCACACATGGCGCACCATGGGGCTGCTCATCAGGGTCATGAGTCTCTGGCACAACTAGCTGGACATATTGCCCAAGGGGGCAGTTGCGGAGATGTTGCCTCGAGAGCAAGGTTCAAAGAGTTGGCCCTGCAGCAAGCACATAAAACATACAATGACCTGCTACTTTATCTAGGCAATGCGAAGAAAGCACACCACAGCCGGACCGGATCTTTATCAAGAACGTCATCGAAGATGGTGGTATACCCGAAACCCTCAATAGCACCGTTGGCGAGCGGAACCAAAGTACGACCATCGCCAGCCCTCTCCGAACCAACAGTCAGCTATGCACAGCACATGGCACAGAAGCAGGCGGCAGCTAGGAGTATGGCAATGGGAGGGCAAGGAATGATTGTTGGGGGCTTCAACCAAGCGAGGAATCTATATTCAACGGGGCTTCAACAACGGCCATACTTTGAGACCGGATCACCACTTCACAATGCGAAAAATTCACTCGAGATGCTCACCAACCTATGTGAGCAAAGTGGATGGAAATGGGTGGATGGTATGCTGTTGGGAGGATGTCTCCACTATGGCCTTGAGCATTATGAAGATGCTCTGGAGTGGTTCAAGCGCATCGTGAGCATGGATGCTAG CCACGTCGAGGCTATTTCAAATATTGCTGCGACATTGTACTGCATGAACAGGCAGGATGAGGCTGAACGGGAATGGTCTAAAGCGATCAAGCTAAGGCCAAGTTACCTGGAAGCAGTGGAACATTTGGTTGGCTTGCTGTGTTCGAATCATAGGAGTCAGGAGGCAGTCAACATTATCGAGTACATTCAGAAATCGTTGAAGATGTCTGGAACAAACGGAACCGTACATGAAGTTAATGAGACAGCGAGCGAGGCCGACACGGCGTCGACTGCCACGATGCGAGAATTGAGCCCCGACAACTTTGTGCTAGACGACCTCAACAACGACAGCCCGACCCAGCATTTTGCCCGACCTGCAGACAATAGCCACGTTCCAGGTTTTGGGTCAAGCGGATATGCGATAGCCGGGACCGAGAATGGACGGATGATCCTGCTGATACACGCCAAAGGAAACATGCTGTACTCGTTGAAAAATATCGAACAAGCCTCGGATGCttttgaggaggcggtgctCATCAGCGCTGGAAGACAGGTTCAAGGGGTGCGATCGCTTATCAGAAGGATCCAAACCGTCCTAGCACCGAGGGATATGCATTCAGGGCAGCTTAGGGGTGCTGTTCAGGCGAACCTGTCCGCGCCGTTGCTTCTGTCGCCAGACAGGGCCAAGCTTACCGCACAGCGGGTATTTGCTTCGCACGGAGGACTCTTGCCGGGACTACAATATGTTCCCGAAGGTACTCACAAGAAATCCGTGGTTGTCACAACGAGCAATTCATTGTTGTCGCTAGCCAAGATCTTCCAGGACACCATGTCGAATGGTGGGCCAAACACCGGTATGGTCAGACAGCCTGCTGGAGTGGGCGATATTCTGGCGCTCTATTACCTGTCCTTGTCATTGCAGGAAAGTCCGTCAACAGCAAACAACGTCGGCATCTTGCTCGCCAGTGTTCAGCAGACGTCTACCCAAGTTCACTCTGGGCCGCCTATGGACTTGGGGAATCTTCCCGCTATCCCTGGGATCGTACCAGGCAGCGGCTTATCGCTCGCCCTGGCTTACTATTATTATGGCCTTACCCTGGATCCAAAACATGTGCACCTGCATACCAACCTGGGCAGCTTGCTCAAAGATATCGGACAGCTGGATCTTGCTATTCAGATGTATGAGCAGGCTGTGCAGTGCGATGGAAGCTTCGATATTGCATTGACCAACTTGGCCAATGCTGTCAAGGATAGAGGCAGAATCAGTGATGCCATCGGGTATTACAAGCGAGCTGTATCGGCGAATCCCGACTTTGCTGAGGCTGTTTGTGGGCTGTCCACTGCGCTCAACTCGGTTTGCGACTGGAAgggtcgtggtggtgttcTGCTGGCAGGTGGCAAGTTTGACCGCTGGCATGTTGACGAGCAAGGGATGCTTCAGGATGTGAAGTCACAAGGCCAAGGCAGTGGGCTGATGAAACGTGTGGTTGACATTGTCGGGCGGCAGCTGAAGGAGTCCAGCACTTGGGGTGTTGGCGCCTTGCAAGATCAGACGATTGTGCAGCTGGTGGCGCAGCTAAGGGATGCCGGAGCTGGGATCACCGACCGAGGTCTGGATGTTGAAACCGAACTTCGAAAATGGGCTGGTCGATCGTGGGAGGGCTCAAGAATCCTGAGGCTGATTGAGCGGTCGACGAGAGCTGCGATGTGGTGCTGGTATGTCGATAAACATGTCAAGGGCATCAAGTCATCAGCTGGATACAGGCGGCCGCGGCCTCCTGCCAGCCTTTCGATTCCATCTGCGCCGACGGTGTTGCCGTTCCACACCTTTACTTGCCCGTTGACAGCCAAGGACATCCGGATGATTTCGCAGAGGAATGCGCTTAGAATATCGTGTTCGACGCTTCGCTCACCTTGGGTCCCAGCTACTGTATATGAACCACCGGAGCCACCAGCCCCTTATTTCAAGGTTGGCTATGTCTCGTCTGAtttcaacaaccaccccctggCACATTTGATGCAATCTGTCTTTGGCATTCACAATCCTAACAAGGTCAAGGCGTATTGCTATGCAACCACAGCCAGTGACAAGTCGATCCATCGCCAGCAGATTGAGCGTGAAGCGCCCGTCTTCCGTGATGTCAGCACGTGGCCATCAGACAGACTGGTCGAGCAGATTGTGGCTGATGGAATTCATATTCTGGTCAATCTCAATGGGTACACCCGCGGAGCGCGCAATGAGATCTTTGCCGCGCGGCCTGCGCCGATCCAGATGTCGTTCATGGGCTTTGCTGGGACGTTGGGAGCCGAGTGGTGCGATTACCTCCTAGCTGATACGACGGCCATCCCTCCCTCGACACTTCGACCACACCGCAACAATTTAAACCTGGGAGATGTCTTCCGGGATGAGGCCTACACGGAAAGCGAGGACTGGATTTACTCGGAGAACATCATCTTTGCTCGGGACACGTTTTTCTGTTGCGATCACGCGCAATCAGCAGATGGCCACAATGAGAGGCATATGTCCTGGGAGGATGaccagaagaggaggtggaggatgcggaAGGAGTTGTTCCCCAAGTTACCCGACGATGCTATCATCCTGGGTAACTTCAACCAGTTGTACAAG ATCGACCCAACAACCTTCCGTACATGGCTCCGCATCCTGGCTTCCTGCCCCAAAGCCCACCTCTGGCTGCTACGATTCCCCGAGCTGGGCGAAACCCACCTCCGCCGCACAGCTAAAGACTGGGCTGGGGAAGCCGTCGCCTCTCGCATTCACTTCACAGACGTGGCACCAAAGCAACAGCATATCTCTCGCGCCCGAGTTTGCGATCTCTTTCTCGACACGCCCGAGTGCAACGCCCATACCACCGCGGCGGACATCCTTTGGTCTAGCACGCCATTGCTCACCCTCCCACGATACGAATACAAGATGTGCTCCCGTATGGCGGCTTCCATCCTCAAGGGTGCGCTTCCAaagagcgaggagggggagagagcAGCGAAGGAACTCATTGCAGAGGATGAGAAGCAATACGAAGAGTTTGcagtggggttggtgaataGGATGGGCTACCAGCTGGTCAGGGGACAGGATGGGGAAGTCTacgggaggggagagggaagactggcggagatgaggaggttgcttTGGGAGAGCAAGTGGGGGTGCGCGCTGTTTGATACCAGGAGATGGGTGAgggacttggaggaggcaTATGGGCGGGCTTGGAGCGATTGGGTTAacggaaggggaggggacaTCTATCTTTGA
- the RPL12 gene encoding 60S ribosomal protein L12 (EggNog:ENOG503NU9E; COG:J; BUSCO:EOG092651LN) gives MPPKVDPNEIKVITLRATGGEVGASSALAPKIGPLGLSPKKVGEDIAKATGDWKGLRVTVKLTIQNRQAAVSVVPTASSLIIRALKEPPRDRKKEKNIKHNKSITLDEVIEIARTMKFKSFSKSLEGCVKEILGTAFSVGCQVDGKSPKAISDAIANGEIDIPEE, from the exons ATGC CTCCCAAGGTCGACCCCAACGAGATCAAGGTGAT CACCCTCCGTGCCACCGGTGGTGAGGTCGGTGCCTCTTCGGCTCTTGCCCCCAAGATCGGTCCTCTTGGTCTTTCGCCCAAGAAGGTCGGTGAAGATATCGCGAAGGCTACTGGCGACTGG AAGGGTCTCCGTGTGACCGTCAAGCTCACCATCCAGAACCGTCAAGCCGCCGTTTCCGTCGTCCCAACCGCCTCttccctcatcatccgcGCCCTCAAGGAGCCCCCCCGTGAccgcaagaaggagaagaacaTCAAGCACAACAAGTCCATCACCCTCGATGAGGTTATCGAGATTGCGAGGACGATGAAGTTCAAGTCCTTCTCCAAGTCCCTCGAGGGCTGCGTTAAGGAGATCCTCGGCACTGCTTTCAGTGTTGGCTGCCAGGTTGACGGCAAGAGCCCCAAGGCCATCAGCGACGCTATCGCCAACGGCGAGATTGACA ttcCTGAGGAATAA
- the SEC23 gene encoding GTPase-activating protein S23 (COG:U; EggNog:ENOG503NU95), with the protein MDYEQLKESWGEVEDRDGVRLSWNVFPSTRMEASRLVVPIGALYTPLKEKPDTPLLQFEPVTCKQPCRSILNPFCQVDTRARLWICPFCLSRNPLPPHYKDITANAIPPELHPANTTIEYRLSRPAPSAPIFLYVVDTCQEEDSLAALKESLIMSLSLLPENALVGLITYGTMAQVHEIGYTECAKSYVQEMLGLTAPALRPGVPPHQQTRAFPTGPAARFLLPVAQAEFQLTKALEQLQKDPWPVASDRRNLRCTGVALSVAVGLLETSFQNAGGRIMLFAGGPATEGPGMVVGPELREPIRSHHDIDRDNIKYYKKALKFYDNLAKRTAHNGHTIDIFAGCLDQVGLLEMKGLCNSTGGHMILTDSFTSSMFKQSFIRIFEKDADDNLLMGFNAVLEVLTTKELKVTGLIGHAVSLNKKSTSVGETECGIGNTCSWKMCGIDPNASYGIYFEIAQGGPSQSQQAAQRGMIQFLTYYQHSSGQFHLRVTTIARDLSGPAGDPAIARSFDQEAAAVLMSRIAVFKAETDDGPDVLRWVDRMLIRLCSRFADYRKDDPSSFRLEKNFTLYPQFMFHLRRSQFLQVFNNSPDETAFYRHVLNHEDVSNSLIMIQPTLDSYTFDQEGGQPVLLDSTSIQPTHILLLDTFFHILIFHGETIAEWRKAGYQDQEGYENFAALLEAPKEDARDLITDRFPLPRFIVCDHGGSQARFLLSKLNPSTTHTSGAGAYGGVGAQSAQTIFTDDVSLQTFMEHLMKLAVSGTN; encoded by the exons ATGGATTATGAACAACTGAAGGAGTCGTggggtgaggtggaggatcGCGATGGAGTTCGGCTGAGTTGGAATGTGTTCCCAAGCACTCGCATG GAGGCTTCGAGATTGGTCGTCCCCATCGGTGCTCTGTATACCCCTCTGAAGGAGAAGCCCGACACACCTTTGCTGCAGTTTGAGCCTGTCACCTGCAAGCAACCCTGCCGCTCAATTCTCAATCCTTTCTG CCAGGTCGACACCCGCGCCCGCCTTTGGATCTGCCCCTTTTGCCTTTCCAgaaaccccctcccgccgcaTTACAAGGATATCACGGCCAATGCCATCCCACCTGAGCTTCATCCCGCCAACACAACTATCGAGTATAGACTTTCACGACCAGCCCCGAGCGCTCCGATTTTCCTCTATGTCGTCGATACGTgccaggaggaggacagcTTGGCTGCTCTCAAGGAGTCCCTGATCATGAGTCTGAGCCTTCTCCCTGAGAATGCTCTTGTTGGTTTGATCACATATGGAACGATGGCCCAGGTTCACGAGATTGGATACACCGAGTGCGCAAAGTCTTAC GTACAGGAGATGCTCGGCCTCACCGCCCCTGCCCTTCGCCCTGGCGTgcctcctcaccagcagACCAGAGCTTTCCCAACCGGTCCCGCCgcccgcttcctcctccctgtcGCCCAGGCCGAATTCCAGTTGACAAAGGCGCTCGAGCAGTTGCAGAAGGACCCATGGCCTGTTGCCAGCGATCGCAGAAACTTGCGCTGCACTGGTGTCGCTCTCTCTGTGGCTGTCGGTCTGCTCGAGACTTCTTTCCAGAATGCTGGCGGCCGTATCATGCTGTTCGCTGGTGGTCCGGCCACGGAGGGCCCCGGAATGGTGGTTGGCCCTGAGCTGAGAGAGCCTATTCGGTCGCATCACGACATTGACCGTGACAACATCAAGTACTACAAGAAGGCGTTGAAGTTCTACGACAACCTCGCTAAGAGGACAGCTCACAACGGCCACACTATCGATATTTTTGCTGGTTGTCTTGATCAGGTTGGTTTGCTGGAGATGAAGGGGCTTTGCAACTCGACCGGCGGGCACATGATCTTGACCGATAGTTTCACATCGTCCATGTTCAAGCAATCCTTCATCCGAATCTTCGAGAAGGACGCCGACGATAACCTCCTGATGGGCTTCAACGCGGTTCTCGAAGTTTTGACTACAaaggagctcaaggtcaCTGGTCTCATTGGCCACGCTGTGTCTCTGAACAAGAAGTCGACTTCGGTGGGTGAGACTGAGTGCGGTATTGGCAATACTTGCTCGTGGAAAATGTGCGGAATTGACCCCAATGCCAGTTACGGTATCTACTTTGAGATTGCTCAGGGCGGCCCCTCGCAATCCCAACAGGCGGCTCAAAGGGGTATGATTCAGTTCCTCACATACTACCAGCACTCGTCTGGTCAGTTCCACCTCCgtgtcaccaccatcgcccgCGACCTTAGCGGTCCAGCCGGTGATCCGGCGATTGCCCGGTCGTTTGATCAGGAGGCCGCCGCTGTGTTGATGTCCCGTATTGCGGTATTCAAGGCGGAAACCGATGATGGACCGGATGTCCTCCGCTGGGTCGACAGGATGCTTATCAGACTGTGCTCGCGCTTTGCCGACTATCGCAAGGACGACCCTTCGTCTTTCCGCCTCGAGAAGAACTTCACGCTTTACCCACAGTTCATGTTTCACTTGAGGAGAAGTCAGTTCTTGCAAGTGTTCAACAACTCGCCTGATGAGACAGCTTTCTATCGCCATGTTCTTAACCATGAGGACGTTAGCAACTCCCTCATCATGATTCAACCCACACTCGATTCATACACTTTCGACCAGGAGGGCGGTCAACCAGTGCTTCTGGACTCGACCTCTATCCAGCCAACAcacattctcctcctcgataCGTTCTTCCACATTCTCATCTTCCACGGTGAAACCATTGCAGAATGGAGAAAGGCGGGTTATCAGGACCAGGAGGGCTACGAGAATTTTGCCGCTCTCCTGGAGGCTCCCAAGGAGGACGCCAGG GACCTCATCACGGATCgtttccctctcccacgtTTCATTGTTTGCGACCACGGCGGCTCCCAGGCTCGTTTCCTCCTCTCTAAACTCAATCCCTCCACCACTCACACATCAGGAGCTGGAGCGTACGGCGGTGTCGGAGCCCAGAGCGCGCAGACCATCTTCACGGACGATGTGTCTCTCCAAACCTTTATGGAGCACTTGATGAAGTTGGCGGTGAGCGGGACAAACTAG
- the rpl22 gene encoding 60S ribosomal protein L22 (EggNog:ENOG503P2WB; COG:J) — MAPIAKKSTKGKGPKVTKKFVINASQPASDKIFDVSAFEKFLNERIKVEGRVGNLGETIKISQIGDGKIEIIAHNELSGRYLKYLTKKFLKKMQLRDWLRVVSTSKGVYELKFFNVVNDAEEEDDE, encoded by the exons ATGGCTCCCATCGCT AAGAAGTccaccaagggcaagggcccCAAGGTCACCAAGAAGTTCGTCATCAACGCTTCCCAGCCCGCCTCGGACAAGATCTTCGACGTTTCCGCTTTTGAGAAGTTCTTGAACGAGAGGATCAAGGTCGAGGGCCGTGTTGGCAACCTCGGCGAGACCATCAAGATCTCCCAGATTGGCGATGGCAAGATTGAGATCATTGCCCACAACGAGCTTTCTGGCCGTTACCTTAAGTACTT GACCAAGAAGTTCCTTAAGAAGATGCAGCTTCGTGACTGGCTCCGCGTCGTCTCCACCTCTAAGGGAGTGTACGAGCTCAAGTTCTTCAACGTCGTCAACgacgctgaggaggaggatgacgagtAA